The genomic stretch AGATTTAACATTATTTGGAATACCTGGAAATACCTTTTTTTAGGAGGAAAACTTGTTTCTCAACTGTGGTTACTTAGATTGAATTTTCTCAATTCACAAGCAGGGTCACAACCTTAGCCAGGAAAGAGTTTGACCATTTTTTCTACCTAattcaaaagaaatacaagaaaagttTGTGCTGAGTTACTTTCTTTAAACAGTGCTCGTATGTATTATTTTCTTGGTACAACTTGTTCTTAACTTACTGTCAATGCGTTGCAGGCAGGGTTTGCTGCTGAAGGTGCAGAATCTGGCACACCTTTCAATGACATAAACTTGCTAGAAAAGGTATGTTGTCTTTGTTTCATTAGTAAATCTAATTACCCAGCTTTCTTTCCCTAAGTCATTAGTCATACCCTGCACATGCAAGAGACTAGTTTTGCTCTTTCATGTAGGCATAGAAAGGTCATATCTGGGCAGAAAAACTAAATCAACTATGAACCAGCATTACTAAAGGTGTCATTTTAGAAGTACTCATATGATagcagagcagatgacaggTAGAAATGCAACTTTAAAGTCACTTGGGAATTCCAGAGAGCAAATACCTGGAATTGGAAACACCTAAATGGCTGGGATTATTCAGTGTGGTGAACTGATTTTTGTAGGAAGATGCCTGAACTTCTTCCTGTGCACAGAGatattaaaaaagtaatataaaGACACTGTCCTCCAAAGCTCAGGATAATGACTCCAGCATTGCAAATCTTCCTTGGCTGTGAGCAGGAATCTCAAGGTCAAATCTGTTCCCTGGTATCCTACTTGGCAGGGATCTGCTTGTCTGCTTACCCGCCTGACTGGGGTATTGTAAATGATAGATAATCCTTTCATCTGCCATGGTTGCTGTCATGTCCACTAAGGGCTGTGGACtacatatgaaaaagaaaaaagtcattgTTAAAACCACTGAGACTGAAGCTCATTTAATTTCAGGTCAGTGCTCCAGGTTCTCTCAGCTTTCAGAACTTAGTTTAGTGACTGCACAGTGCTTTTGACAAATCTAAGACCCAAGTTTTGAGTAAGGTTTAGTTTCAGTTTGATTTCCACTCTGTTTTAGACACAACTGCATTCTATCCTCTGTGACTAATACTATGAAATCTTGTTTCTTGTAGGATTGGAATGACTATGATGAAAAGACAAAGGAATCTGTTGGGATCTATGAAGTTACCCATAAATTTGTAAAATGCTGAAGCCTCTACCCCGGTAAATCCTGACCTGCTTATTGATGCAGCAGCTCTAACCATTTGAGATGCAGTTTCCTTGCAGTTACTTTTCACATGGCTGTACTTCAGGAATGGAAACCTAAGTTGTACATCCTGTCCCCAGCATGccctaataaaatattttccacagaGCACATTAAGATGGCCTCAGTACAAACTGAAAATAGTATATATGCTTGACTGAACTAGCCATTTTGCTGATGGGGAATATATATGGTTTTGGGGAATATATATGGTTGTGGTGTACTGGAACTTAGCTACTGTATCAACGGTAACTACTTAGACAAATTAGTTTTTGAAGTACCCATATATGAGTCTCTAATATAAGCAAATAAGGCCTTTTAATCCCCAACTCCCATCATAAAGAAATAGGTGAGTATTAATAAAGGGACTGTGTTAACTGTTGAAGGGAAAAGATAGATAACATCTTTAGTAGCTTTCTGCCAGTTCAAGAAAAGACACTGAGGTAAATTTACTTAGAACTGCTATTGGCATTTACACATAGCAGTCTTCTGAAAATCAAGCTATCTGAGTATGTTATAAAGTAAACCTCACTAATTTCTAGTTGAAGACAGACTTTCGACTTCCTGGCATACACTCTCACAATCTTGCCAGCTGCTCTCATGtttaaacaacaaacaaacacaacaacaacaataaaaagccAAAATCACCTTTAGTGAATTTAATGCAAAGACTTTTGTTGTGATTATTGTTTCCTgatacattattttcttcatcctCCCAAATgatctccttcctttctttgtttaaatgaaCAGCACATTAAAGGCTACAAAAATCCCTGAGTAGGAAAAGTTTATGGGCCTTCAGGTTTCTAATATTTAAAGCATGCCTCTCCCCTGCCTAGCACTTGCAGTTCATACTTCCAAGATACAGTATTGCTTACACTGATTGTGATAAAGAAGAAACACTGGGAGACACTGGGAGAACCTGGAAGCTGAGGTATGTGAAGAAAGTAAAGGCAAATGGGTTTCTGAGTGAACCTGATCTGTCACATCAACCAGCATGCTCAGACTTTTATGTTCTGCCAATACACTTGGTTCTCTAGGACACAGTGGGCTGTGCTGAAAGACATGAGCTGTGTTAGTTTtacacagtgctgcagaaacaaGTGCTACTGTGCTGTTCAGCTCCAGAGAAAGAGTCATCTTCCCAGAAGAGTCAAGAGGGTTTAAAAGGCAGAGGAGTTCAAGTTATACCATAATGAATTTTGCGCACAAAGGGGTATAATTTGTGTACCTCTGGCTTCCTGACTGGTTAAGACCCCTTCCCCCTTTGCTATCACCCACTTTGAGGCTGGCAGAGTCCCTGTTGTGAACAGCACACGAGGAACTTGTCTGCATCTGTTTCATCTCACATTCACAGCATCACTAAGTTTTACTGATGTCTATGCTCAAGCTCTCCTGGCAAGCCTTAGGCTTTAGAATATCTGCAACAAGAATGCCCAAATGAATTGAAAATGCAGCTCTAGGCACTAAAACTCTGGCATTTACTACAATAAATAACATCAAAAGTTCTAGCTGACAGAACAAGGAGGAAACAGGAGAACATTCTGTTGAGATTAGTCTTCCACAGTAAGAGGGTGTTTGGAAAGAGAGAATCCCGAAAGATAAATTCAgtgattcttcttttttaagACCCAGGAGCACAGGTTTACATAGCAAAAGAACAGCAGATCATTGGAGAGACCCTTTGGAAGGGGACAGCCAACACTACAGAATGGTTTCAGCAGTATTCTTTTCAACCTCTGTAAGAAACATGAGCTATCAATAAAGGGACTACCCATACCATCTAATTTTGATCTGGCAATAAAAGAACGTTGTGGTTATTAACAGACAGCTTTATTACAATACAGTCTTTTCCAGTCAATTTAACAACACAGCTGGTGATTGCAGGTTTCTTAAAGCCTCccacttcatttttttgtttctcaaaaaGCTGCTACAGTGGAAAAGCTTCAAGCAGCTGAGGCACAATCAGTTCTGATTCAAGTTTAAAGAGTAAGTGTGACCATTAGTAAGCAAGCTTACTGCAAGAGTGCAAATGTAACCACTCCTTCACATTTCAAATTATTGCTTTTTTACTTATTAAATCAAACAGTTTAAGAGTGGTATCACAGTACTATAGTCTGAACACTCATGGAACACGTGTTCCATATTAATAAACTCAAGTAacaatgctttttattttaaataaagtgtTCTGAGAACACGTGGATCTGTTGGAACAGCCGATGTGTTACTTAATTTTGACACTGTGAATGGTTCTATTTCCTCAAACATGCATTCAAGGGCTGTAATTGATTTCTTTAGAATAGATACAAATTTCCTATGAGCCTAACAGTATTCAAGACCAGTGAAGATAAATGAAGCCAATTAAGCTGGGCAGCCTCAGCCATGTTGAACACTGATTAGTTTGCCCATTAGACACAGGCTGCATTTTGTACTGCAACTGTAAAGTGTTCCAATGTTTTTATGTCTTAACTGCCAATTTTCTTAccctttaaaacattaaaaatatcttctaGTGACTTGTGTATACACTGAAGGTATTCTTTACCATTCCTAGATGGGTAAGAGGAAACATTACAACCTATCCAATCATCATGTACCTGATATCCTACTCCAAAGCCATCAGACACCACTGGGCCAAAGCCTCCTAATTGCACAGATGGGCTAACCAGTGTGCTTGTAGAAATGATGTTGTGATTAATCCGAGCATAGGCTTGGTCTTGATAAAAATCAGGCAGTGCAATACCCTTGGATAAGGCTAAATGGCGCAACACAAACAGATGTCGGTCAAATCCCTGacctgttaaaataaaataacaagtGTTAGAGAGATGACTAATTTTCATAGGAATAAACTTGCTCATTTTGACATCACATTGGTTTTCAGCCACAAAAGAGGAGCTCTACAGATGTGGGGTTTACAGAACCAAAACATTCTGCACTTTCAAGGCACGTATCCTAGGGAGTAAGGGTTTGCTGGTTTACTGATAGCCTCAAGCTGGAATCATGATGGTAAACAAAAGTGCAATGTTAACAGacaatattaataatatattacATTCTTTGATTAACTATTTATCTGAACATATCCAAGTTgtttaaaacagagaaaggcTTTCCTAAAATTTATGAATCTAAAGAGGAAGAGGATCTTGCGACAACAAAAGAATATGAATTTCAGACTCTATGGGGTTATGTTAAACAGTCCATTTTACTGAAGTAAGACACCAAGTTATGCTTCTGGGAAGGACAGttggaaagaaagcatttagaaaaataCCAGGGGTAGCACAGCCAAAGAATCAGTTTGATTTGGACTTGATAAAGCCTTTATTCCCTGCAGGGGTAAGAGAGAACTCCTCAAACATAAAGCCAGTTCTTTGTTTCCCTGGGGAGCACAACGCAAAGTATTTATCAAATCTTTCAAGAGCCCAGTTGCTCTAAGGACAAAAAAGTTTAAGAAATTCTCAATACACTGGCAGTGAAGTGGGCAGCACAGAAGTATTCTCCTCCATCAAGAGGATGATACTGTTTTGTCAAGTTTACATTAATATTAGACCTTCATCAAAATTATTCAGCTGTGCAGTAAATGTTCACACAACCTTagacattttaatgcaaaagcaAAAGTGTTTGATATATTCTTACTTACCCATAGCAGCTTCTTTTGTCAAACGGCCATGGTATTTCGAGCACTCCACTATCAAGTTCTGAAGttcttctgtgctgtgtttggatACTTCCCTGACAAAAGCTTCTGAACATTTCTTCGTATGGATAGAGGCAGGACGTATAGTTTCTGTACGACCATGTTTGAAAGCTGCAGTACTACAGGACTCGTATGTAGCAACAGTCTGATTGTATTGTCTAAGGAAAGCCATCTGGAAGGCGAGCTGAGCAACAGCATCCGGGCTTAccttcttctgcttcagaaTCTCCTTGCCCCCTTCATTGAACTGAATCAGATTAAGAGACAGTGTTCCTACAGTGGCATCAAATTTCTCTTTGGCTTTGGTAATTCCTGCTTTTAAGGCATCATTCAGCTTAAAGTCAAGTTTACGCACTGCTCTAGAAGAGTCTACTGAAGCAGGCTGGGACTGCGGGCTAATGGCTGGTGCCTTGGTGCTGTCTTTAAAAACCTCATTCTGGAACCTGAGCACAGCCACACCATCTCCCCAGGAATGCTCAAAATTAACTGCTGCAGTGCCATCCTTAGCTATGATGAGAGTGAAAGATTTGTCATACCAGCGGTTAGCACCATCTCCATGCAACATAGTGTGGGACAAGTGCACGAAGTCTTTAATAGGAAAATCATCTAAACttaaacaaaacagagcagagTCTACTTTTTGAAGAGCTTCTTCATTGCCATTATCCAGTAGATTCTTTCTCAGCAATGCCCATGTATCTCTGTTTTCACTGGAGAGGTAGCCAAGAGGGAAGGCCGGGGCTGGACTGTTGTCACTAAGAATGTATTTCAAGTGTGCTTGTATTTCTGAAGGTTTCAGCATATTGCCATCTCTATCAAGAACatcaaatatataaaaatttcCATTTCTCAGTACTAGTaaatgttttgccttttcatcTGTATAAAGCTCATCTCTGTCGGGCTTAGGCAGCCGCGTAGAGTTGAAAAGCCTGAAGTACTGAGACATATCTAGGGGGTATGCATTGACCATGTAGGCACCAAACCAAGAAACTGAAGGAGGCACAAATCGGATAATGCTTTTGAAGAGCTGAGTGTCACTTTTTTCTGGATTGAGGTGAAAAACCTCTGGTTCCAGATAGCCAGCCCTGAAGGTCTTCATAAACCGTATAGCAGAAACAGTCATGTTCGTAGCTCGTATGAGCTGATCATTATATTCAGATTTTGGATCAGGATTAAAAGACATAAATGGATTAAAATTCAAAACAACAGATTCACGAGCTTTTAGGTACATGTCAAACCAGGGACCTGAAAATGGAGAGTTGAGAAATAGGTCAGAACATAAAAGCAGCTTACTGAGTCAAACAGAGGTTCATGTAGTCAACATCCTGCCTCCAACAGTGATCAGGAATACCCACCTACTAAagtacacacagacacatgtaGTAATTCCCCCAAGGATCCTCCCAACCTCTAATCATGAAGAAAGGTTTGGCTAATTGTAAGGATACTGTATTTGGAGTAATATGTATCAAGAGTGCAAATGCTATGACCAGCAAGGGACAATTTGTTTTCTATATGGCTCCATGATAAACTACAACTAACATGACATACAATGCAGCTTCCAGCACTGTATGTTGGTGAACATCTCACCTTTGGACTGGAACATGTCTTTACTTACTCTCAAGCTATTAATTTCTGCTACTCTGGTACTGAGGGCATGCTTCTCTTTAGAACCACCTTTACTTCTGATCCAGTGTTTCCCTTATTCATGGCAGCATTCCTCCATCTGCATTTGCTTACTTGCATTTCCACCTCCTTCCTCAATCTACTAAAATGATCAGCACAGGGCAGAACTCTTGACACTGATGCGTTACCATCAGTCTCTGAAGCTGGCAAAAAGACAAGCTTAGAGGGGACCTCACAGTTATTGTTCCAGGCCCAGAATATTCTTTGAGAAGTGGAATTACAATTGATACCCGCAGGTCTTTTAGTCTGTCAGCATATTCAGAAGCATGACTGTGACCCAAAAGGTTCTGTGCTTACCAGCACCAACAGAATCAATCATAGCTCTAAAAAGTAGTCACGTCTTTACACCTGCCTATGAGTAAACAAAAATCCAGAGGGCAAAGGGAGAGAAGGGATTTTTAAAGTAGGCTGTATTTCATCATCAGCAAGCTCAAATTCAACAAGCTCTGGTATTGCACACTGAATGCAGGCACAGGAAGCAAGTGCACACCAACTTCATCTCAAGGCAGCTGATGTATTAGAAACTATTATTCTAACCATGGATCAGTCGCAGGTAGAACCTTCTAGCTGAGCTGTAAGAAGGGCAACAGGAACTTAAGTACCTAAGttacaattttaatttcaagtCCTCACAAGTGAGTAACTAGCATTCATCTACAGCTTTACAACCACATTTGTCATCACCACATAACCTTTAACCTTGGACTTGAAAGTCCAGGGCAAAGGCAACTATACAtactttcagaaaacattttcgAAGTGGAACATGTCTTTTATGAGGCTTTACTATGAGTAACAACTAAACAAAAAGGAATGCAAATATCCCATGGTTCACGGACAAAAAGCAGCATGCTGGTCAGCACTAACATAAAGCCACCAGTTAAAGCCCTGGATGGTGTTCAAAGCGAATGGAAAGTAAAagacaacaaaccaaacagcagcttttatgAAATTATCTGGTATTTTCTACAGAATTTAAGGCAGCTAGCACCCTTACAGCAGTCCCAACAGACAGCAAGGTTAGAAGTGCATTTGCTGGGCAACATGCAGACTTGTACGTCCATGGGTATTTGAGTATCCCCACCTCTATTGCTATCCATCCAATACTTCCCTAAGCAGACACCTGTATTTGGAAGTCTATGGATATAATCATAAGTAATAAAAAACCCCTATATGCTGtccctctttttttgttctcaatttcctctttctgtcattccttttcttctactcttTAAAAGAATATGGTTTTGTAGTTCAGGAAGGGGGTTAAGTCCAGAGGACTGACTGCTTCTACCTCCAAAAGCTTAGTCGTTTTCTCTTACTCTCCACCCATCAGAGTTCAGCCTTCTTGCTAAATAACTTGCCAGTATTTGAAAATGATTGCTTTAGTTTCCTTCAGAGAATTCCAAGCTCCTCTATTAGCACAAACAGAAATAGATATTTCATCACTGAAACATTGATGAAAAACCTGTAAACTCGAATTTAAATACCGTAACTCATGAAAAAATACCTTTCCTCCAGTATTCATGTATCAAGAACTCTAATGCATACAAGTTATCATTTTTCCTTCCATCACAGACTCAGAATTTGCTCAAATACAGTCACAGTATTCAGAGCATGTTAATCCACGCTTATGCATTACAAAACTTAAGCTTGTAGCATTACGAGCTGTTGTCAAACATGACGATCTACAGACTCCTATATCCAACGTACCTGTGATGTAACTAGTGTGCTTGTTCTGACTGTCTTGAGCAACGAGTTGCTCATGCAGCTGTCTTCCAATTCCCTTTTCAAATTGATGAGCAAGTTCTTCAGTTTTCCTACAGTAATCAGTAAAAGAGTTGGAATGCTGTCACACGCCACATTTATTTGTAATACCTGGTTTTGAAGCAGCACATGTCACTGCAGTATGTGTATCTTGTTTGTCCATACCTGAATTGGTCATCATTTAAAAGTGGTTTCTGGGCATTCAGGTATCTCCTAATTGAGTCTTCTAGTTTGGGAACCGGCAGTCTGAAGGAAGGGGAACAGAGAGACACACACTCATGAACAATGGTAGTAATGAAGCTTGAGTTTCTTACACAGTTGTTTCTCTTTGCCTCCCCTCTTCCCTACCCTTCCTTAAACACTGTATTATCCAAATGACTCAAAAGTTTCTtgtggaaggagaagaaagggaataGATGAACGTAGGTCATCACAGCATAAAGTTTTTGGAAAACAAGGTAGAAAACCAACCGGACTATAACAAAAGTACTTAAGTGTTGATACTTTACAGGGAATACAGTGACATGAACTGTTACAAGGAGAAGCAGCTATATAGAAAGCTCACTTCGGTAGCTCCCCCTGCATTTggtcttctccttccctttcctcctgctttaTTGCAAATGCCCTCATCAGCATCTTTGTAACCTTCCTCTCGGGCTAAACATGAAAACAGTCTTCTTACTATAAAATAGTCCTATAGCACTCACAGAGGTTACTTTGCAACCCGAAAGGACGTTTCAGTAGTAAGCTTACAGTCATATTTAGGCTTTAAAACATGAAGTCATTCCTCTCCGCTGTGCCTTACGAAGGGCACATACAACGAGAAGCGAGCAGCCCGAGCGCGGCTGTGCACACACGCCAGGACGCGTCTTCTCTCCCCTCTTCACAACGGACTCCCGCCCAAGGCCGCCGGCCCCACACGGCCACCAACCGCCTGCCCGGAGCACGAAGCCCGGAGCCTGTCCCGCCCGCTGCCCTCAGCAGCCGCCCGGGGCTGGCAGTGCCCCTCGCCTGCCGGAGGTCGCTCGCTGGGGGCCTTACGCCGGGTCCCACCCCGCGGCGCCTCGGCAGGCCGCGGGACGGGCGGTCCCGGAGGGCAAGGGGCCCGGCGGGCGCCCCGGGGTGCGGAGCAGCGGCCGCCGTACCTGGGCAGGCTCTTTTGGTAGTGCATGGTGGGCACGATGCTGCGGTGCAGGTACTCGGCAGCGCCCGCGCTGCTGTAGCCCCGACGCCAGCGCAACGCCGCCGCTCGCCGCGGCACCAGCTGCCGCGCCGCCATGACACCCGCTCAGGCCCGTGAGGCGGCGTCCGCGCCGCCGTCCCCGCTGCCGTCCCGGGGCCGGAGGAGCGGCTGCTGCGACCCTGGCCGGCTCCCGGTAGCGCCGTTGAGCCCCTCCCGGCCCGGCGGAGCGCCCGGCCCCATCCGGGGTGAACTCACAACGCCCCGCGGCGGGGCGGAGGCGGCAGATCGGCCCCTCCCGGCGCTTTCGCACCCGCGCCTGGTAGTAACGGGGGCTTCTGCACCGGAGCCCGGCCGGCCGGGGGGCAGGCCCCGCGGGCCGGGCAGGTCGGACCGGACAGGCCCCGCACGGCCCTCTCCGGGTTGGGAAAGGCCCAGCTGAGGGTCGCaactgcaccagcagcagcggGCGTGGTGGTGGACGTGATTTCATGAAGCATGTTTAAACTCTTACTTCATTCGTGAGGTGTATTCGATCCGTTAGCAAAGCTATCTGGATATTAGAACATGTCTGGTGTGGGATGGATCAACATTAATTCAGTCCTCTTTTAATAAAATTCACATTAATAAAATGGTCTGTGATCCTCTTTGTTTTGACAGGACTCTGGTTCATTACATAAATGccactgttttggttttgttgtgtgtcACTGACCATCCAGTACCCAGATCCTGCCTCCAGAGAGAACAATTTAATCTCTGGTGAGCATTTAACAACAAATACTGTATTACAGTATAAACCAGAATATTGTAAGCACACAATTCTGTTGTACTGTGTGGAATATTTTCCACAAAAGCGCCCAATAATCTTAGAATAACTCAAGACTGACAAAATGTTCTGGTAAGAAAGCATGGCATGGTGAGATGgtgattcatttttaaaagacactCACTAGCATAAAAATCAGCGTTGGGATTGAATGCAGACAcagtgaaggaaaggaaagcaatcCCTGTGGCTTAGTGAGATAATCCTCTGAAAGTAAATTGGCCCTACTCTAATCAACATAGTTGTTGGAAGAAAAGTGAAATCATTTCACTTCCAAGAGAATAAATATCAGATGTCAGAAGGTGTCCTGTG from Lathamus discolor isolate bLatDis1 chromosome 3, bLatDis1.hap1, whole genome shotgun sequence encodes the following:
- the CPT2 gene encoding carnitine O-palmitoyltransferase 2, mitochondrial, whose protein sequence is MAARQLVPRRAAALRWRRGYSSAGAAEYLHRSIVPTMHYQKSLPRLPVPKLEDSIRRYLNAQKPLLNDDQFRKTEELAHQFEKGIGRQLHEQLVAQDSQNKHTSYITGPWFDMYLKARESVVLNFNPFMSFNPDPKSEYNDQLIRATNMTVSAIRFMKTFRAGYLEPEVFHLNPEKSDTQLFKSIIRFVPPSVSWFGAYMVNAYPLDMSQYFRLFNSTRLPKPDRDELYTDEKAKHLLVLRNGNFYIFDVLDRDGNMLKPSEIQAHLKYILSDNSPAPAFPLGYLSSENRDTWALLRKNLLDNGNEEALQKVDSALFCLSLDDFPIKDFVHLSHTMLHGDGANRWYDKSFTLIIAKDGTAAVNFEHSWGDGVAVLRFQNEVFKDSTKAPAISPQSQPASVDSSRAVRKLDFKLNDALKAGITKAKEKFDATVGTLSLNLIQFNEGGKEILKQKKVSPDAVAQLAFQMAFLRQYNQTVATYESCSTAAFKHGRTETIRPASIHTKKCSEAFVREVSKHSTEELQNLIVECSKYHGRLTKEAAMGQGFDRHLFVLRHLALSKGIALPDFYQDQAYARINHNIISTSTLVSPSVQLGGFGPVVSDGFGVGYQVHDDWIGCNVSSYPSRNGKEYLQCIHKSLEDIFNVLKGKKIGS